Proteins co-encoded in one Paraburkholderia edwinii genomic window:
- a CDS encoding COG4315 family predicted lipoprotein, whose amino-acid sequence MRKTLLLIAAVALSQTAFAEVPKAVDGRFVDSEGYTLYTFDKDTTPGQSACSGACSKKWPAAQPAAGDKATGDWTIIKNADGVPQWVYKGHPLYRFADDKKPGDTTGDNFRDVWHIAKP is encoded by the coding sequence ATGCGCAAGACTCTTCTTCTCATCGCCGCAGTCGCACTCTCGCAAACGGCGTTCGCCGAGGTGCCGAAGGCAGTAGATGGCCGCTTCGTCGATTCAGAGGGGTACACGCTGTACACGTTCGACAAGGACACAACGCCCGGCCAAAGCGCTTGCAGCGGCGCATGCTCGAAGAAGTGGCCGGCCGCGCAGCCGGCCGCGGGCGACAAGGCGACAGGCGACTGGACGATCATCAAGAACGCCGACGGCGTCCCGCAGTGGGTCTATAAGGGTCACCCGCTGTATCGCTTCGCCGACGACAAGAAGCCCGGTGACACGACCGGCGACAATTTCCGCGACGTATGGCACATCGCGAAGCCGTAA
- a CDS encoding HAD family hydrolase, translating into MSDPTPLPQREDDDTSLGLCQGILFDLDGTLADTAPDLAAAVNKMRVDRGLEMVPLEQLRPLASAGARGLLAGGFGVGPADHEFASMREEFLANYEADLCIETTLFPGISELLDELDERGVRWGIVTNKVTRLTEPLVAQLGLDTRAGCVVSGDTTPHSKPHPAPLLHAAKELNLQPERIVYVGDDLRDVQAGFAAGMITVAAAYGYCGADLPPTQWHAKHVVQTPAELQKLLRDIS; encoded by the coding sequence TGAGCGATCCCACTCCTCTGCCGCAACGCGAAGACGACGACACGTCGCTCGGCCTTTGCCAGGGCATCCTGTTCGACCTCGACGGCACGCTTGCCGACACTGCTCCCGACCTCGCCGCCGCGGTCAACAAGATGCGCGTCGATCGCGGGCTCGAGATGGTGCCGCTCGAGCAGCTGCGACCGCTTGCTTCGGCCGGCGCGCGCGGTCTGCTGGCAGGCGGTTTCGGCGTCGGTCCGGCCGATCACGAATTCGCCTCGATGCGCGAGGAGTTTCTCGCCAACTACGAAGCCGATCTCTGCATCGAAACCACGCTCTTCCCCGGCATCAGCGAGTTGCTCGATGAACTCGACGAGCGCGGCGTACGCTGGGGCATCGTGACGAACAAGGTGACGCGGCTCACCGAGCCGCTCGTCGCGCAACTGGGGCTCGACACGCGCGCGGGCTGCGTGGTCAGCGGCGATACCACGCCGCATTCGAAGCCGCATCCCGCGCCTCTGCTGCATGCCGCGAAAGAGCTGAATCTGCAGCCCGAGCGTATCGTCTATGTCGGCGACGATCTGCGCGATGTGCAAGCGGGTTTTGCCGCGGGCATGATCACCGTTGCCGCCGCCTATGGTTATTGCGGCGCCGACCTGCCGCCGACGCAATGGCACGCGAAACACGTGGTTCAGACGCCGGCGGAACTGCAGAAGCTGTTGCGCGATATCAGCTAG